The Salinibacterium sp. M195 genome includes a window with the following:
- a CDS encoding IPT/TIG domain-containing protein codes for MAFSEPIFGASGVTERRRGRIIRSSIAAFAGVGLVALSVFSAGIPAQAAAGDDSIAESAYLSGSLLSGLLEGELALLGTTEASNNGTQALQTDTAGVDALVGLTATAGGIGVPIALANAGALSGFSQAASDGSSIAATGLVNASGDVGVDVVDVTDRPDGLSLNLANALSSGLADELTALSLEIGATSSRASQAAPAAAVGSYEIVGAELRLTSDTVAGVSATVDGLAGTLSGAVDAVAGPGGSLLGAVTNVAVDTLNTLPLGLVSAGDTSASVSVDFATPLAALYVPVTSGAVTVDFGTGEIVVDLAALKGGSLSGQPANTFVLTPAELAAVTASISTLVGQFANNVEAAVTAALEIAEVDITVDLGINLGSPVGVVSLARVSVDGTLAEIASSSPSTTTITALGTISIGILTSAVVDAVIAPLVADLLDPNTAALQTFVGALQTGVVTPVIAALTPALAALALVVKLSINNQELIGTSPNQQFVETALRLSLLEQGPVTKLLLLDVARSAVGPNHSGVRPVITDVDPTSGPASGGTSVTLTGTDFTGSNGVTFDGTAGTDFTVVSDTEITVTSPAHAAGLVDVIIQHPAGASDAGGFTFTPVPVISSLTPDFGPISGGTVVIIEGTDFTGATGVTFDGDDGTAFTVDSDTQITVTTPAHALGVVDAIIERATGNSVPADFTYRGAPTASGLTPNIGPVAGGTAVTITGIGFIGSTGVTFDGDAGTSLTVVSDTEITVSSPAHVAETIAVVVQHPIGDVSAGDFTYTSAPIISSLSPNVGSISGGTEVTITGSGFTGSTGVTFDGDAGSSFTFVSDTEITVSTPVHNEGAVEVIVLNSPANSAPGTFTYIAPPTVTDVAPTAGPVTGGTVVTIEGSNLTDTTRVTFDGDAGTSLTILSDTEITITTPAHVQGTVPITLQHPGGDLGAGLFEYLPIPVVASLTPATGPTVGGTVVTITGSDFTGVTGVTFDGDDGTSFIVVSDTEITVTTPAGAEGAAAVVVEHPNGNAAGGDFTYLAAPVITGIAPVAGPTSGGTSVTLTGTGFTGATGVTFAGDDGTSFTVVSDTEITVSSPAHAVGAVEVTVVHPGGASIPATFTYRADPTVTLVSPNAGPLAGGTEVTITGTGFTGATGVTFDGDDGTSFIVVSDTEITVTSPPHDAGSAEIVIQHPINDAAAGDFTYASEGIAVVSSMSPLVGPDTGGTLVTLRGSGFLGATGARFGDVWGTNFTVLNDTMATVVTPAHEAMWVPAVLSSGAEIVSTPGFTFELTTLAATDDGLAYTGSSGLPIAWVALALISAGALLMISRRRVGRHRA; via the coding sequence GTGGCTTTCAGCGAACCAATTTTCGGGGCAAGCGGTGTAACGGAGCGGCGTCGCGGCCGCATCATTCGGTCATCAATCGCGGCATTCGCCGGTGTAGGACTCGTTGCTTTGTCGGTTTTCTCTGCGGGAATACCCGCTCAGGCAGCAGCCGGGGACGACTCGATTGCAGAGTCGGCTTACCTTTCGGGAAGCCTTCTTTCTGGCCTTCTGGAAGGTGAGCTGGCGCTTCTCGGCACGACCGAAGCATCAAACAACGGCACGCAAGCGCTTCAAACCGATACTGCGGGTGTCGATGCTCTCGTGGGACTCACCGCGACGGCTGGCGGGATTGGAGTACCGATCGCGCTTGCGAACGCAGGAGCGCTTAGCGGTTTTTCGCAAGCGGCCAGCGACGGCAGTTCGATCGCGGCGACCGGTCTCGTCAATGCGTCGGGTGACGTAGGAGTCGACGTCGTCGACGTCACCGATCGCCCCGATGGGCTCTCCCTCAATCTGGCCAACGCGTTGTCTTCCGGTCTCGCTGATGAACTGACGGCGCTTTCCCTCGAAATTGGTGCGACGAGCTCTCGGGCTTCGCAGGCAGCTCCGGCGGCGGCGGTCGGCAGTTACGAAATTGTCGGTGCTGAACTGCGCTTGACGAGCGACACCGTCGCCGGAGTCAGCGCAACGGTCGATGGCCTCGCCGGAACACTTTCGGGGGCAGTTGACGCTGTCGCCGGTCCTGGTGGGTCCTTGCTTGGTGCCGTCACTAACGTCGCGGTGGACACTCTTAACACGCTTCCTCTCGGACTCGTTTCGGCTGGAGATACCTCTGCAAGCGTGAGCGTGGACTTCGCAACACCGCTCGCCGCGCTGTACGTACCGGTGACGTCGGGTGCCGTCACTGTCGACTTCGGCACGGGCGAGATCGTCGTCGATCTGGCTGCTCTGAAGGGGGGCTCGCTTTCAGGGCAGCCGGCAAATACTTTTGTGTTGACTCCCGCCGAACTTGCCGCAGTTACGGCATCGATCTCGACGCTGGTCGGGCAGTTCGCCAACAATGTCGAAGCCGCAGTGACAGCCGCGTTGGAAATTGCTGAGGTAGATATCACCGTTGATTTGGGAATCAATCTCGGATCTCCTGTCGGCGTTGTGTCGCTCGCTCGTGTTTCCGTTGACGGCACACTGGCTGAAATTGCGAGTTCATCACCTTCGACAACAACCATCACGGCATTGGGAACGATCAGCATCGGGATACTAACGTCGGCAGTAGTTGACGCGGTCATCGCCCCTCTCGTTGCCGATCTTCTCGATCCAAACACCGCCGCGCTTCAGACATTCGTTGGCGCACTTCAGACCGGTGTCGTTACTCCTGTAATCGCCGCGCTAACACCAGCGCTCGCAGCTTTAGCGCTAGTCGTGAAACTCTCGATCAATAATCAGGAGCTCATCGGCACATCGCCCAACCAGCAGTTTGTGGAGACCGCGCTGCGGCTCTCTTTGCTTGAGCAAGGGCCGGTTACGAAACTTTTGCTCCTGGATGTCGCACGCTCTGCCGTCGGCCCCAACCATTCAGGCGTTCGTCCCGTCATCACCGATGTTGACCCCACAAGCGGACCGGCCTCGGGCGGGACCTCCGTCACGCTGACCGGAACCGACTTCACCGGATCCAACGGAGTCACCTTCGACGGAACCGCAGGCACGGACTTCACTGTCGTGAGCGACACGGAAATCACTGTCACGAGCCCGGCTCACGCCGCTGGTCTTGTCGATGTCATCATTCAACATCCTGCCGGCGCTTCGGATGCCGGCGGGTTCACGTTCACTCCGGTGCCTGTCATCTCGTCCCTCACCCCGGACTTCGGTCCTATCTCTGGTGGCACGGTCGTCATCATCGAAGGAACTGACTTCACAGGTGCAACGGGAGTCACCTTCGACGGTGACGATGGAACGGCATTTACTGTCGACAGCGATACCCAAATCACGGTGACGACCCCTGCCCACGCGCTTGGCGTCGTTGATGCGATCATCGAGCGCGCTACAGGAAATTCGGTTCCTGCCGACTTCACCTACCGCGGAGCCCCGACCGCCTCAGGCCTGACGCCGAACATCGGTCCGGTCGCGGGCGGCACTGCCGTGACCATCACGGGAATCGGTTTCATCGGCTCCACGGGGGTCACCTTCGATGGGGATGCCGGAACGTCGCTCACTGTCGTGAGCGACACCGAGATCACTGTCTCGAGCCCCGCTCACGTTGCCGAAACCATCGCGGTTGTCGTGCAGCACCCGATCGGAGATGTCTCCGCCGGTGACTTCACGTACACCTCTGCCCCGATCATCTCGTCGCTGTCGCCGAACGTCGGTTCGATCTCTGGCGGCACCGAAGTGACCATCACGGGATCAGGCTTTACCGGATCGACGGGCGTCACTTTTGACGGGGATGCCGGATCGTCGTTCACCTTCGTGAGCGACACCGAGATCACCGTGTCAACTCCGGTACATAATGAGGGAGCCGTCGAGGTAATCGTGCTGAACTCGCCCGCCAACTCGGCACCGGGTACCTTCACATACATCGCGCCGCCCACTGTTACGGACGTCGCTCCTACTGCCGGTCCAGTTACAGGCGGCACGGTAGTCACTATCGAAGGCTCAAACCTCACGGATACCACCCGAGTGACGTTTGATGGAGATGCCGGCACGTCGTTGACCATCCTGAGCGACACCGAGATAACGATCACCACTCCCGCTCACGTGCAGGGCACCGTGCCCATCACGCTTCAGCATCCTGGTGGCGATCTCGGTGCCGGCCTTTTCGAGTACCTTCCGATTCCTGTCGTCGCGTCGTTGACTCCCGCTACTGGCCCCACCGTGGGAGGAACCGTCGTCACCATCACGGGTTCGGACTTCACCGGAGTCACCGGCGTGACGTTTGATGGGGATGATGGAACGTCGTTCATTGTGGTGAGCGATACCGAAATCACGGTGACCACTCCTGCTGGCGCGGAAGGTGCGGCGGCCGTTGTCGTCGAGCATCCGAATGGCAACGCTGCGGGCGGCGACTTCACCTACCTTGCGGCTCCTGTCATCACGGGTATCGCACCGGTGGCTGGCCCGACTTCCGGAGGAACCTCGGTGACCCTCACCGGCACAGGCTTCACGGGAGCTACAGGCGTGACGTTTGCTGGGGATGACGGAACGTCGTTCACGGTAGTGAGCGATACCGAGATCACCGTATCGAGCCCGGCACACGCCGTCGGCGCGGTAGAAGTGACGGTGGTTCATCCAGGCGGAGCCTCGATTCCGGCAACCTTCACCTATCGGGCTGACCCCACGGTGACACTTGTGTCGCCGAACGCCGGTCCGCTGGCGGGTGGCACCGAGGTCACCATCACGGGAACCGGTTTCACCGGAGCAACCGGGGTGACCTTCGATGGGGATGACGGAACGTCGTTCATCGTCGTGAGTGACACCGAGATCACCGTAACGAGCCCGCCGCACGATGCAGGATCCGCGGAGATCGTGATTCAGCATCCGATCAATGATGCGGCTGCGGGAGACTTCACGTACGCCTCAGAGGGCATCGCCGTCGTGAGTTCGATGTCTCCCCTCGTGGGGCCAGACACGGGAGGTACTCTCGTCACACTGCGTGGTAGTGGTTTCTTGGGTGCTACCGGAGCTCGCTTCGGTGATGTGTGGGGAACAAACTTCACGGTGCTGAACGACACCATGGCGACAGTCGTGACCCCGGCTCACGAAGCAATGTGGGTACCGGCGGTTCTCTCCTCGGGGGCGGAGATAGTCAGCACGCCTGGCTTCACCTTCGAGCTCACGACGTTAGCCGCAACGGATGACGGCCTCGCGTACACGGGATCCTCCGGCCTCCCGATTGCGTGGGTTGCCCTTGCGCTCATCAGCGCAGGCGCATTGCTCATGATTTCTCGCCGCCGCGTAGGTCGTCACCGCGCGTGA
- a CDS encoding acetate/propionate family kinase, producing MTTVFVVNSGSSSIKWELLDAESGSVYSGGIVERIGEPGGGAADHDEGMRQILAELGDEHPAVVGHRVVHGGAEFTQATVITDAVEERLEEISVLAPLHNPANLKGIRAARATFSTVPHVAIFDTAFHGTLPPAAYTYAIDAELARTHGIRRYGFHGTSYRYVADRAAAMLGRDLADLKLIVFHLGNGASVCAIDAGRSIDTSMGMTPLEGLVMGTRSGDIDPGALFHLGRAGIDLPGLDHLLNRESGLLGMTGTGDMRDVQSAADGGDARAQAALAVYYHRLRHYLGAYLVALGGADAIVFTAGVGENNANTRAATIAELESFGIVMDAAANSEARRDERVVSTSHSPVKVLVIPTNEELQIARESVEAATR from the coding sequence ATGACAACCGTCTTCGTCGTGAACTCTGGTTCATCGTCAATCAAGTGGGAACTGTTGGACGCCGAATCCGGTTCCGTCTACAGCGGCGGCATTGTTGAACGCATTGGGGAACCCGGGGGAGGAGCCGCCGACCACGACGAGGGGATGCGGCAGATTCTTGCTGAGCTCGGGGACGAACATCCGGCCGTCGTCGGTCATCGAGTGGTGCACGGCGGGGCAGAGTTCACGCAGGCTACAGTCATCACCGATGCTGTCGAGGAGCGGCTCGAAGAGATTTCGGTGCTCGCGCCGCTGCATAACCCCGCCAATCTCAAGGGCATCCGGGCGGCGCGGGCAACGTTTTCGACCGTGCCTCACGTCGCCATCTTCGACACTGCGTTTCACGGCACACTGCCACCGGCGGCCTATACCTATGCGATTGACGCTGAGCTTGCTCGCACGCATGGAATCCGTCGCTACGGTTTCCACGGCACCTCGTACCGCTACGTTGCGGACCGTGCCGCCGCCATGCTGGGTAGGGATCTCGCCGACCTCAAGCTCATTGTGTTTCACCTCGGCAACGGTGCCTCGGTGTGTGCAATCGATGCTGGCCGCAGTATCGACACCTCGATGGGGATGACCCCACTTGAGGGCTTGGTAATGGGGACGCGCTCGGGGGATATCGATCCGGGCGCGCTTTTTCACTTAGGTCGCGCCGGTATTGATCTTCCGGGATTAGACCACCTGCTTAACCGCGAGAGCGGTCTGCTCGGCATGACGGGCACCGGAGACATGCGTGATGTGCAGTCGGCCGCTGATGGCGGGGATGCCCGCGCGCAGGCGGCGCTCGCTGTCTACTACCACCGGCTTCGTCACTACCTCGGCGCTTACCTTGTGGCCTTAGGGGGAGCCGATGCCATCGTGTTCACGGCCGGAGTGGGCGAGAACAACGCCAATACTCGGGCGGCCACTATCGCAGAGCTCGAATCGTTCGGCATTGTGATGGATGCCGCAGCCAACTCCGAAGCGCGACGAGACGAACGTGTTGTGTCGACGTCTCACTCGCCGGTGAAGGTTCTCGTGATCCCCACGAACGAGGAATTGCAGATAGCTCGAGAGTCGGTTGAGGCTGCAACCCGATAG